Proteins from one Cryptomeria japonica chromosome 4, Sugi_1.0, whole genome shotgun sequence genomic window:
- the LOC131037888 gene encoding U-box domain-containing protein 33-like: MRTDITLFIFNAPIDQYFQGKERNVHTQLQPLSVREDSIMGSKCQEVFVALGKDLLQSVSTLRWTLQNKPAESLVLLHVQHPIRTIPSPFGKIPLNRVCKSVVDAHVEDEKRKLNDCMEFYLQICSQAKVKAKALIVMRADVRRGIVEMVSEQVIRKLIMGTSSAGGAESKRKMQRAGKAGYVLMHAINSCDISIVCKGKLLAVRERSFVDNVDIYRHHRSFANANFETSSEDFGGPWSLQPNFLLDSPTPIKTPEKFLNERGFTPDSVMRDSKPDKENQLVLTQSVNFPERTDRESLKFVLRDASEEAENEKADAMESARKFRATEAALQDAILVSKMKEEYCQDLTRRVKEVEEELEVMSTTGNQWPHN, translated from the exons ATGAGAACAGATATTACGCTTTTTATATTCAATGCGCCTATAGATCAATATTTTCAG GGTAAAGAAAGGAATGTACATACTCAGTTACAGCCATTAAGCGTGCGTGAGGACTCTATAATgggaagcaaatgccaagaagttTTTGTGGCCCTCGGAAAAGACCTGTTACAAAGTGTCTCTACTCTCCGATGGACTCTCCAGAACAAACCAGCTGAATCTTTAGTTTTACTTCACGTTCAGCATCCTATAAGAACCATTCCATCGCCCT TTGGGAAAATTCCTCTCAATCGAGTATGCAAGAGTGTGGTGGACGCGCACGTAGAGGATGAAAAGCGAAAGTTAAATGATTGCATGGAATTTTATTTGCAGATTTGTTCCCAAGCCAAG GTGAAAGCAAAGGCTTTGATAGTTATGAGGGCGGATGTTCGCAGGGGAATCGTCGAAATGGTTTCAGAGCAAGTTATCAGAAAGCTTATCATGGGCACATCGTCAGCAGGCGGTGCAGAATCCAA GAGAAAGATGCAACGAGCAGGCAAAGCGGGTTACGTTCTAATGCACGCGATCAACTCCTGCGACATATCGATCGTGTGTAAAGGAAAACTTCTAGCAGTGAGGGAAAGATCTTTCGTGGATAATG TTGATATTTATAGGCACCATCGTTCGTTTGCTAATGCGAATTTCGAAACATCATCAGAGGATTTTGGTGGACCATGGTCATTGCAGCCAAACTTCCTACTAGATTCGCCCACCCCCATTAAAACACCGGAGAAATTTTTAAATGAGCGAGGGTTTACGCCAGACAGTGTCATGAGAGATAGTAAGCCTGACAAAGAGAACCAATTGGTTTTGACGCAATCAGTGAACTTTCCT GAGAGGACAGATAGGGAAAGCCTGAAATTTGTGCTCAGGGATGCGTCGGAAGAGGCGGAGAACGAAAAGGCGGATGCCATGGAGTCAGCTCGCAAG TTTAGGGCTACTGAAGCTGCCCTACAAGATGCGATATTGGTGTCGAAAATGAAAGAAGAGTATTGCCAAGACTTAACAAGGAGGGTAAAGGAAGTGGAAGAGGAGCTAGAAGTAATGTCGACAACGGGAAATCAGTGGCCACACAATTGA